A region of the Desulfobacter postgatei 2ac9 genome:
AACCGGTATTTATCTGAATGATGTACAAGCTGAAATAGGTGCTTTAAAAGAAAGGTTAACAAAGATTTCACTATTAATATCAGCAATAATTATACTTATTCTTGCTTTTATAATGTAAATATTCGGGTTAGTAATAATTTTTTCTCCCATCTCAAAAAAAGCGGGACACTATCATAAAATATTGATACAAGAAGAAGCATGGTATCTTCTTGTCAAAAAATATCAGCAGTGTGCATGCATCAAATTGATGGTCAGACTATTGATCTGCAGGCTGATTCACAGCCATATATTTCAATCCCAGAGAGCGAATATCTGGAATTAAGAAACCAGGTGGGGTATTGGAAAGGCATGCACCAAAAAGCTCTTTTGCGGGAAGAAGGGCTCAAGCAAGAAATAAAAGAAAAAGATGGCCAAATCCGGGATCTGAAAAACCGATTATTTGGGAAAAAAACCGAAAAGAGACCTTCAAAAACAGAAAAAGCCAATCCAAAATCAAATGAAAACAAAAGGCCTCGTGGTCAACAACCTGGAAGTGAAGGTCACGGCCTGACAGAGCGTCCTGATCTTCCTGTAGTATACGAACAAGCTTGTTTTCCCCAAAATCCAGTATGCCCTTGTTGCGGGTTGCCCTATACACTTGATGGGAGTTCAGGACCTGAAACCCAAATTATTGAGGTTGACGTCAAAGCCTACACAAGGAGAATTGTCCGTCAGACAGGAACAAAAATATGCTCGTGCAAAGGGGTGCCTCAAACGATTACTGCGCCAATGCCTCCAAAGCTGATGCCCAAAAGCCCATACGGAATTTCAATCTGGGCAGACGTTTTGTTGAACAAATTTCGTTATTGCCAGCCGACCAATCGTCTTTTAAATCATTATGAGGAGCTTGGTTTACCCATTTCAGCCGGTACAATTTCAGGCGGCTTGAACAATCTCAAAGAATTATTTGAACCCATCTGCAACAGGCTTTACCTTCAACAAATGACCGAAGACAGATTCCATCAAGATGAAAGCAGCTGGAAGGTTTTGAAGAAATTGAAGGTAAATCGGAAATAAATGGTGGTTATGGGTCAGTCGTTCTGAATCCGTTGTCTATTTCCTGATTNNNNNNNNNNNNNNNNNNNNNNNNNNNNNNNNNNNNNNNNNNNNNNNNNNNNNNNNNNNNNNNNNNNNNNNNNNNNNNNNNNNNNNNNNNNNNNNNNNNNCGGATGGAAAAACCAAAGATATGTCGTGCCGTGTTGCTATGCTGAAGATGGAAAAGGATGGGGTGATATGCCTGCCGCCCTCTACTCAAAAACAAAGCGTGACCGACGCATTAAATTAACGTCAGCTACGGATCCGCAAAGCCGGGTTGTCTGTCCGGTTCATCGTTTGCCGGAACTTAATTTGCAGATCGTTACCAAAGCGACATCTGGTTTGTGGAATGAATACATCGAAAGGTATCATTATCTTGGGCATAAGCCGTTGCCAGGTGCCCAACTTCGATATTTCATTACTGCCGGCGAACAGATCGTTGCCCTGGCAGGGTTCGGTGCAGCGGCATGGCAAACCGCACCAAGAGATCAGTTTATTGGATGGACTCATGATCAAAGAAAGGCAAATTTGCATTTGATTGTGAATAATGCCAGATTCCTTATTTTGCCATGGATTCAATCAAAAAATTTGGCATCCAAAGTTCTCTCATTAATCACACACCGACTCCCGGATGATTGGCACAACAAGTATAATATCCGGCCTGTCCTGCTTGAGACGTTTGTTCAAAAAGATCGTTTCGCAGGGACCTGTTATAAAGCCGCAAACTGGCAAATTGTTGGAGAAACTAAAGGGCGGGGTAAATTAGGTGCTAACCCAAAGAAAGGGACGGTGATTGTTCCCATCAAAGATGTTTGGGTTTATCCTCTGGACCAGAATTTTAGGACGTTACTCAAATCAACTTAAAAATGACTAACCCGAATATTTACGTTCAGGTGTCCTTTTTTTCAATCATCTTCAACAGGATATGAAAGCAAAACACAGCCTCAGCCCAAATGGTAATACGGATAACTCCTGATTATGAACGTTATCTTTGCGAAAAACGGTTTCCGGTTTAAAGAACTTGACCTGATCATCCCAACGACTGCGAATTGAACTTTCCATTCCCCCCCTCCCTTGTCAGTTTTAGGTTAGCTTCTCGTACTCTTTTTTTTGTCGAACAATATTTCTACCCACAAAATCCCGATGGAATTATTGTTTTACTATAAAGCAGGAAAAATCCGGTATAATTAGGATACGAAAACAGAATGCAGCTACAGCCCAAATTGCAATACAGGTAACAATGGCGCGAACGTCGTTTTTGAGAAAAGTGCTTTGAGGTTTAAAGAAATTGATCTGGTAATTATCACTACTGCTAATTGTACTTTCCATTTCCCCACCCTTGTACTTTTTAGTTTAGATCCACGTACTATTTCGTACCATGTTTCTTTGTCGGACAATATTTATACCCACCAAATCCCGGTGGCGTTATTGTTTTACTATAAAGCAGAGAAAATCTTACATTAACATTCATTAACTATCATTCATTAGCATTTATTCCTTCATAGCAGAAAAATAATTTAAATGTCAAAAACAAAAATACATTTTTTTTTCGAATCAATGAAACATATTGGAATCAAAACAAAAATTTATCTATTATTTTCTTATGCCGCCTCCCTGATCGAACCCGGCCATAAAAAACAGGCTGTAAACAGAAGCCGGACATGTCCTAAAAGCAGTCAGGTTCGGATATTGCGATAACTACGAAATATTGTCGGAAGGGTTTTGGAAAAACCAACACACTTGAATTCGCAACCTAAGAAACTTAGTTATAAATATTTTTTGACCATTATTTGATCTTGATATAGACTTTTTTAGACTTTTGAAGTTCCTTATTAATCCGGTTGTTTTTCTTTACAGATGATAGCCGGCGACCTACATGTTTAATGGCATTTTCCTCTTTAATGCTATGTTTTTCGCCGACGGTAACGGCACGACGAAAGTTCATTTTACAAAAAAAGAATCAAAGTGACGGCTGACAGACAAGCCAACGATTAACACACGTTTAATAGTATTGAACGTGGAGATCCGCCCCTGATCAAATCCAAAATGAAAAATATTTCAAACCTATATTGAGACAAATTGACGGAACAGATCACCAGGGTTATTGAAGGGTCACTTCGCTGAACGGGCCGACGGCCGCAAATCGGCTTTCATCCAGGGTCTCTATAACCTTGGCCTCACTCAAGGTCATACGTTCTTTTTTGATCATTTTCGAAATCACGGCAGGGGTTGGGCTGCTGGTATTTTTGACATATTGGGCTTCGACGGAAAAATCGTTTTGAACCGGATACCCTTTGATCTGGATAAGGGATTCCCGGATGGGATCCAGCGGTCCCTGCCAATACCGAAGCAGAAAGTTCAATTGTCCCAGCCGTTCGGCTTCAACTCCGAGGGTTTCGGCCAGGCGCCGGTGAAAATCATCATATTGATCAGCGCCGGGCACGGCATCCGATACCCACAGGTGCTGGCGGATCAGCGTGATACTGGCCGCGCTTTTTTTAAGATCCCGGGTCTCCAGCCGCAAATCGGCTTCAATGAATCGACACGGATATCCGCCCACCGTTTTTGTTTCAGGATCCACTGTGATGGAAAATACCGGTTCTGCCACCTCGTAACGGGCGTTTATAATCTGAGCAGTCCCTTCCGTCATGGGGCTATCGACCTGAAGCATCCGTGCATGGTGCATGTTCTCAAACGGCAGGGTCAGAATTTTATTTTTATACCAGTCAATTTCCCGGATCTGGCGCTTCTCCAACAGAAAGTGGGTGGTATCCCGCTGCTCCTTAACCTCACCGAAAAACCGCTTCATCCAGCTTCCGGTGTAGCGGGTCTGTTTGTCCACCAGCATGGCCCGGGGGGTGTACCCAACCCGAAGTTCGGATTCCTGTTTGCCCATGAGGTATTCATCGCTCTGGTAATTGTGGACGAACAGTACGTCACCAAAACAGACCGGAGCAGGCATGGCGCATACCACCGCAAGCCAGAGGCCCAAAAGCATTCCAAAATATTTTATCAATTTTTAAAGCCCCAGCAATTTTTGGTGAAGATAGGATAGACCGAACATGGTCGCCAGCGGAATCCCCAGCCCAAAGACCGAGCCCCATAAAATGCTTCCGCTCGGGTCAAACCCATATGGTTTGATAAAATACAGAAGAAAATTGATGCCGATCCCTGTGAACAGATAGGTATTGTACCATCTGCGTTTGTTTTTTTCCCAATTCTGCAATCGTTCGTTGCGTTCTTTTTCCATTGTCATGATTACCTGCTTCATATTTACGCATAAAACGCCACCCCTGGGCATGGCGCCGGGGTGGCGTGGACTGCTTATTGTTCCGGTCTTATATCCAGTGAGTATTTCTGGATCACTTCTTCTTTGCACGGTTTCGTCATCAGGCTGACGACTATGAAGAAAATAAATCCGACAAATACCCAGTAGAATTGATGCGGTGTGCTGATTTTATTGGCA
Encoded here:
- a CDS encoding Druantia anti-phage system protein DruA translates to GWKNQRYVVPCCYAEDGKGWGDMPAALYSKTKRDRRIKLTSATDPQSRVVCPVHRLPELNLQIVTKATSGLWNEYIERYHYLGHKPLPGAQLRYFITAGEQIVALAGFGAAAWQTAPRDQFIGWTHDQRKANLHLIVNNARFLILPWIQSKNLASKVLSLITHRLPDDWHNKYNIRPVLLETFVQKDRFAGTCYKAANWQIVGETKGRGKLGANPKKGTVIVPIKDVWVYPLDQNFRTLLKST
- a CDS encoding IS66 family transposase, which produces MHQIDGQTIDLQADSQPYISIPESEYLELRNQVGYWKGMHQKALLREEGLKQEIKEKDGQIRDLKNRLFGKKTEKRPSKTEKANPKSNENKRPRGQQPGSEGHGLTERPDLPVVYEQACFPQNPVCPCCGLPYTLDGSSGPETQIIEVDVKAYTRRIVRQTGTKICSCKGVPQTITAPMPPKLMPKSPYGISIWADVLLNKFRYCQPTNRLLNHYEELGLPISAGTISGGLNNLKELFEPICNRLYLQQMTEDRFHQDESSWKVLKKLKVNRK